In the Adlercreutzia equolifaciens DSM 19450 genome, one interval contains:
- a CDS encoding DUF2975 domain-containing protein: protein MDKQLAAIKTTRSKLVSTSRGLATLFLIIFVLYCAAHVAVFLYMALLPNGFSYLGPSTLAGTLPFIIPSISGGFTIFLLWRIFREIGRNASPFTPLRVRQIRALGFLFLATAICGFFITPGTDVGAINGDAHMLIESDASASDSIHVDATSFMISIVCFALSFIFSYGATLEQETDDLV, encoded by the coding sequence GTGGATAAGCAATTAGCCGCAATCAAGACAACGCGGAGCAAGCTCGTTTCAACAAGTCGTGGACTCGCCACTCTCTTCTTGATCATTTTCGTTTTGTACTGCGCCGCCCATGTCGCGGTTTTTCTTTATATGGCCCTATTACCCAATGGGTTTTCCTATCTCGGCCCTTCAACGCTTGCGGGCACCTTGCCTTTCATCATTCCTTCTATATCAGGCGGTTTCACCATTTTCTTGCTCTGGCGCATTTTCCGTGAAATCGGGCGCAATGCCTCCCCTTTCACACCATTGCGGGTTCGACAAATCAGAGCGTTAGGTTTCCTCTTTTTGGCTACGGCGATTTGCGGCTTCTTCATCACCCCCGGCACAGATGTTGGCGCCATCAATGGGGATGCCCATATGCTCATCGAAAGCGATGCGTCTGCGAGCGATTCGATTCACGTTGATGCAACCAGCTTCATGATCTCCATAGTGTGTTTCGCGCTCTCATTTATTTTTAGCTATGGTGCCACTCTTGAGCAGGAAACCGACGACCTAGTGTAA
- a CDS encoding PIN domain-containing protein, which produces MSTFLDTNCLLRYLLADIEDQFETVCRHVENGACTSPEFVAECVYVLGGTVYGFDRTDVANTMTALLDDIACEHEAAARYALELYRNHTLDFADCMLAARFVVEGTPVLTFDKKLNRLLEELA; this is translated from the coding sequence ATGTCGACCTTCCTTGATACGAACTGCCTGCTTCGCTATCTTCTTGCTGATATCGAAGATCAATTCGAGACGGTATGCCGGCATGTGGAAAACGGTGCGTGCACCTCACCCGAATTCGTAGCCGAATGTGTCTATGTACTCGGCGGAACGGTTTACGGCTTCGACCGAACCGACGTGGCCAACACCATGACAGCGCTCCTCGACGACATCGCCTGCGAACACGAGGCGGCCGCACGCTACGCCCTCGAGCTCTATCGGAACCACACGCTCGACTTCGCCGACTGTATGCTGGCCGCCCGCTTCGTCGTGGAAGGCACCCCCGTGCTCACCTTCGACAAAAAGCTCAATCGATTGCTGGAGGAACTCGCGTAG
- a CDS encoding response regulator transcription factor, protein MVPFVFLGVGFYRAWIEIAFVGSFVSFPAIPFGARECFDGVGAIVMLICVLLARRIGPFYRHPSIFVLCGACMTLATVALFATMIVPSLGYTATWLAAIVGGVGMGLVILIWSEVFGCLSPLRVTLYYTASIALGAVIVYVFMGLRLPWLACLTALLPAVSLVLARRSMDRIPAEKRPQPNLVNFKPPWKIFLLMALYGFAYGILETRVYTDSFGPHSSPGVLVVALVIFLSVGFRREKFDFNSIVRIALPLTVAALWLVPMWGAGATLLSGPCAIGGYTAATVLIMALCSNMCYRHGVSAIWLFGIERSLRLAFMFLGRTVANMGEHGSLGAGDGGLLISGLSMIAVIMATVLLLSQKNVDGQWGLSFLNGSGKSRADKHAQQVDNRCVALATEYHLTARELEILKLLARHKTVGMIERELVIANGTAKAHVRHIYQKLNIHSREELFNLLDPRQLDPLEEQE, encoded by the coding sequence GTGGTTCCCTTCGTCTTCCTCGGCGTGGGCTTCTACCGTGCCTGGATCGAGATCGCTTTCGTCGGCTCGTTCGTGTCGTTTCCCGCGATCCCCTTCGGCGCGCGCGAGTGTTTTGATGGAGTGGGCGCCATCGTCATGCTCATCTGCGTGCTGCTCGCGCGGCGCATTGGCCCCTTCTACCGCCATCCGTCGATCTTCGTGCTCTGCGGTGCATGCATGACGCTTGCCACCGTGGCACTGTTCGCCACCATGATCGTGCCGAGCCTCGGCTACACGGCAACATGGCTGGCCGCTATCGTCGGCGGCGTGGGAATGGGGCTTGTCATTCTTATATGGAGCGAGGTGTTCGGCTGCCTGAGCCCTTTGCGAGTCACTCTCTATTACACGGCCTCCATCGCCCTGGGCGCGGTGATCGTCTATGTTTTCATGGGGCTGCGCCTACCGTGGCTCGCTTGCCTCACAGCGCTGCTGCCGGCGGTATCGCTTGTACTCGCACGGCGCAGCATGGATCGCATCCCTGCAGAAAAACGGCCCCAGCCGAACCTCGTCAACTTCAAACCGCCGTGGAAGATTTTCCTGCTCATGGCCTTGTACGGGTTCGCTTACGGTATTTTGGAGACTCGTGTGTATACCGACTCCTTCGGGCCGCACTCATCGCCCGGCGTGCTCGTAGTGGCGCTCGTAATCTTCCTTAGCGTGGGCTTTCGCCGTGAGAAATTCGATTTCAACTCCATTGTGCGCATCGCGCTGCCGCTCACGGTGGCCGCGCTGTGGCTCGTGCCCATGTGGGGCGCGGGAGCCACCCTCCTCAGCGGCCCTTGTGCTATCGGGGGCTACACGGCCGCCACCGTGCTGATCATGGCGCTGTGCTCGAATATGTGCTATCGCCACGGCGTATCAGCCATCTGGCTGTTCGGCATCGAGCGATCGCTGCGACTCGCTTTCATGTTCCTCGGACGCACCGTGGCTAACATGGGAGAGCACGGAAGCCTCGGAGCCGGTGATGGCGGCCTGCTCATTTCGGGCCTTTCCATGATTGCCGTCATCATGGCTACCGTGCTGCTGCTCTCCCAGAAGAACGTGGATGGCCAGTGGGGCCTCTCGTTCTTGAACGGCAGCGGGAAAAGCCGCGCCGATAAACATGCGCAGCAGGTGGACAACCGGTGCGTCGCCTTAGCTACCGAATACCACCTCACGGCGCGAGAGCTGGAGATCCTCAAGCTGCTCGCCCGACACAAGACCGTGGGCATGATCGAGCGCGAGCTGGTCATTGCCAACGGCACCGCCAAGGCCCATGTGCGCCACATCTACCAAAAGCTGAACATCCATTCCCGAGAAGAGTTGTTCAACCTGCTTGATCCCCGTCAGCTCGACCCTCTGGAAGAGCAGGAATAG
- a CDS encoding TlpA family protein disulfide reductase, with protein MCKKWLRKNASFVVAVLLLGVLVGSATGCVAESHEPYTQNYSALTMATDFSLGGEDRYFDKLQKDEENVLLFWGSWCPHCESLIERIDQLDSADAIKKNLFTVAEDESLDDVEGHEGDFPIYLDQDESVYEAYGLEHIPTVFILNDQGEVLGSAQGEEDSLTLLQEYASYNQ; from the coding sequence ATGTGCAAAAAATGGCTTCGAAAAAACGCCTCATTTGTCGTCGCGGTGCTTTTACTTGGGGTGCTTGTGGGCTCAGCGACAGGTTGTGTTGCAGAGAGCCATGAACCGTACACTCAGAACTATTCAGCGCTGACGATGGCGACAGATTTTAGCTTGGGTGGCGAAGATCGTTATTTTGATAAGCTTCAAAAAGACGAGGAGAACGTGCTGCTTTTTTGGGGCTCATGGTGCCCCCATTGTGAGTCGCTGATCGAGAGAATCGATCAGTTAGATAGCGCCGATGCGATTAAGAAAAACTTATTTACCGTTGCGGAAGACGAAAGCCTTGACGATGTTGAAGGGCATGAGGGGGATTTCCCTATCTACCTCGATCAGGACGAGAGCGTCTATGAGGCGTACGGGTTAGAGCACATTCCGACGGTCTTTATCCTGAATGATCAGGGGGAAGTTCTTGGCTCAGCACAAGGGGAAGAAGATTCTCTGACGTTGCTCCAGGAATATGCCTCTTACAACCAGTGA
- a CDS encoding class II glutamine amidotransferase, translated as MYDFDRPRTARPDAAGTGTVAGSARLAPCDRHPRAPREGDVRIPAGCAIAAIMDRSGARHDGSDILRSIALMHDRSNGLGGGFAAYGIYPEYEELYAFHIMYESDEARRETEAYLDTYFMSEKQERIPTEPVASIKNPPDIWRYFAAPHPMRLAASGLDEAEYTMAHVFHINGKIDGAFVASSGKNMGAFKGVGYPEDIGAFYRICDYDAWAWTAHGRFPTNTPGWWGGAHPFTLLNWSVVHNGEISSYDANRRYVEQFGYDCELQTDTEVITYLFDLLSRRHGLTPELAAHIMTAPAWDEIDAMEPSQAAFETALRTTYASALVNGPFSVILGSSEGLLAINDRLKLRALMAAEKGSMVYMASEQAAIELVCPDAENMRAIGGGEPFVVQLDSVVAAKAAADADAENDPHNAPLAHEVGVLPRRKEA; from the coding sequence ATGTACGATTTCGACCGACCGCGCACCGCGCGCCCCGACGCCGCAGGCACCGGGACCGTCGCCGGCTCCGCCCGCCTTGCGCCCTGCGACCGGCACCCACGCGCGCCCCGCGAAGGCGATGTCCGCATTCCCGCCGGATGCGCCATCGCGGCCATCATGGACCGAAGCGGTGCGCGCCACGATGGAAGCGACATCCTGCGCTCCATCGCGCTCATGCACGACCGATCCAACGGCCTGGGCGGCGGCTTCGCGGCCTACGGCATCTACCCGGAGTACGAGGAGCTCTACGCCTTCCACATCATGTACGAGTCCGATGAGGCCCGCCGCGAGACCGAGGCCTACCTGGACACCTACTTTATGAGCGAGAAGCAGGAACGCATCCCCACCGAGCCCGTCGCCTCCATCAAGAACCCGCCGGACATCTGGCGCTATTTCGCCGCACCGCACCCCATGCGCCTGGCGGCCAGCGGCCTGGACGAGGCCGAGTACACCATGGCCCACGTCTTCCACATCAACGGGAAGATCGACGGGGCCTTCGTCGCCTCGTCGGGCAAGAACATGGGCGCCTTCAAGGGCGTGGGCTACCCCGAGGACATCGGCGCGTTCTACCGCATCTGCGACTACGACGCCTGGGCCTGGACGGCCCACGGGCGCTTCCCCACCAACACCCCCGGCTGGTGGGGCGGCGCGCACCCGTTCACGCTGCTGAACTGGTCGGTGGTGCACAACGGCGAGATTTCCAGCTACGACGCGAACCGCCGCTACGTGGAGCAGTTCGGCTACGACTGCGAGCTGCAGACCGACACCGAGGTCATCACCTACCTGTTCGATCTGCTGAGCCGCCGCCACGGGCTCACGCCGGAGCTGGCCGCCCACATCATGACCGCGCCGGCCTGGGACGAGATCGACGCCATGGAACCGTCGCAAGCCGCCTTCGAAACCGCCCTGCGCACCACCTACGCGAGCGCTCTCGTGAACGGGCCCTTCTCGGTGATCTTGGGCTCGAGCGAGGGGCTGCTCGCCATCAACGACCGGCTGAAGCTGCGGGCGCTCATGGCCGCCGAGAAGGGCTCCATGGTGTATATGGCCAGCGAGCAGGCGGCCATCGAGTTAGTGTGCCCCGACGCGGAGAACATGCGCGCCATCGGGGGCGGCGAGCCCTTTGTGGTGCAGCTGGATTCCGTGGTCGCAGCCAAGGCCGCCGCCGATGCCGACGCCGAGAACGATCCGCACAACGCGCCGCTGGCCCACGAAGTCGGCGTGCTGCCCCGCCGGAAGGAGGCCTAA
- a CDS encoding DUF3800 domain-containing protein: protein MSIFVYGDESGVFDAAHHDVFVFGGLVFLNKEARDAEYRRFIAAERKLAPLYGATDRNFELKACRLKNKHKAGLFRSTNHCIRYAFVVDQRNVNENIFSSKKSKQRYLDYVYKVGLKRVFGRLIQAGKLKPSSVSGLFIRFDEHTTATDGRYELREAIEQEFKFGTHNFKYNTFHPPLFPGMQGTVHLEFRDSKNDALIRASDIIANQMWYHEISGQFEKMEGKAIVVRFP, encoded by the coding sequence ATGAGCATATTTGTATACGGAGACGAGTCAGGCGTATTCGATGCCGCTCATCACGATGTGTTCGTCTTCGGAGGCCTCGTCTTTCTCAACAAGGAAGCTCGCGACGCCGAATATCGCCGGTTCATTGCAGCTGAAAGAAAACTTGCACCGCTCTACGGTGCCACAGATCGCAACTTCGAACTCAAGGCATGCCGCTTGAAGAACAAGCATAAGGCGGGTCTTTTCCGTTCCACCAACCATTGCATACGTTACGCGTTTGTAGTTGATCAGCGCAACGTCAATGAGAATATCTTCTCCAGCAAGAAGTCGAAGCAGCGCTACCTTGACTACGTTTACAAAGTAGGGCTAAAGCGGGTATTCGGACGGCTCATCCAGGCGGGCAAGCTAAAACCCTCTTCCGTGTCCGGCCTCTTCATTCGATTCGACGAGCACACCACAGCAACCGATGGCCGGTACGAGCTTCGAGAGGCCATCGAGCAGGAGTTCAAGTTCGGGACGCACAACTTTAAATACAACACTTTCCACCCCCCTCTTTTCCCGGGGATGCAGGGAACCGTGCATCTGGAATTCAGGGACTCAAAGAACGACGCACTCATTCGCGCCTCAGACATCATCGCCAATCAAATGTGGTACCACGAGATAAGCGGCCAATTTGAAAAGATGGAAGGAAAGGCCATCGTCGTGCGTTTTCCCTAG
- a CDS encoding glutamate synthase-related protein translates to MRDFRNPRYKVLRDREECIECDLCVRQCANEVHYRDEKTGALRADSMKCVNCQRCTLLCPTRALAITHWPQVDAGSAVWTEGAMDDITAQAQTGGVLLASMGNPKSYHIYWEHLLLNASQVTNPSIDPLREPMETRVVLGSRPSKLRVNERTRTVVSPLPPQLSCDVPIMFSAMSFGSVSLNTQKALAMAARELGTYFNCGEGGLHRDLEPYADRAIVQVASGRFGVDPHYLNAGAAIEIKIGQGAKPGIGGHLPGEKINEEVSRTRMIPEGTDAISPAPHHDIYSIEDLRQLIFSLKEATGYAKPVAVKVAAVHNVAAIASGMARAGADIIVLDGFRGGTGAAPKRIRDNVGIPIELALAAVDERLRQEGIRSTVSLVASGTLRNAADVVRAVALGADAVSIGSAALIAMGCHQCGDCASGRCNWGIATQRADLVARLNPEAAAERVVNLVSGWNREIQEMMGGMGINAIDSLRGNRLMLRGVGLNEKELEILGVKYAGE, encoded by the coding sequence ATGCGCGACTTCCGCAACCCCCGCTACAAAGTACTGCGCGACCGGGAAGAATGCATCGAATGCGACCTGTGCGTGCGCCAATGCGCCAACGAGGTGCACTACCGCGACGAGAAAACTGGCGCCCTGCGCGCCGATTCCATGAAGTGCGTGAACTGCCAGCGCTGCACGCTCCTGTGCCCCACTCGGGCCCTTGCCATCACCCACTGGCCCCAGGTGGATGCCGGAAGCGCCGTGTGGACCGAAGGTGCCATGGACGACATCACCGCCCAGGCGCAGACCGGAGGGGTGCTCCTCGCCTCTATGGGCAATCCGAAGAGCTATCACATCTACTGGGAGCATCTGCTGCTGAACGCGAGCCAGGTGACCAACCCCTCCATCGACCCATTGCGCGAGCCCATGGAAACCCGCGTGGTGCTGGGCAGCCGCCCGAGCAAGCTGCGCGTGAACGAGCGCACCCGCACCGTCGTCTCTCCCCTGCCGCCCCAGCTGTCCTGCGATGTGCCCATCATGTTCTCGGCCATGAGCTTCGGCTCGGTATCGCTTAACACCCAGAAGGCGCTCGCGATGGCCGCGCGCGAGCTGGGCACCTACTTCAACTGCGGCGAGGGCGGCCTGCACCGCGATTTGGAACCCTACGCCGACCGCGCCATCGTGCAGGTGGCCAGCGGACGCTTCGGCGTGGACCCGCATTACCTGAACGCCGGCGCCGCCATCGAGATCAAGATCGGCCAAGGCGCCAAGCCCGGCATCGGGGGGCATCTGCCCGGCGAGAAGATCAACGAGGAGGTGTCGCGCACCCGCATGATTCCCGAGGGCACCGACGCCATCTCGCCGGCGCCGCACCACGACATCTACTCCATCGAGGACTTGCGCCAGCTCATCTTCTCGCTGAAGGAGGCCACCGGCTACGCCAAGCCCGTGGCCGTGAAGGTGGCCGCCGTGCACAACGTGGCAGCCATCGCCTCCGGCATGGCCCGAGCCGGCGCCGACATCATCGTGCTGGACGGCTTCCGCGGCGGCACGGGCGCGGCGCCCAAGCGCATCCGCGACAACGTGGGCATCCCCATCGAGCTGGCCCTGGCCGCCGTGGACGAGCGGCTGCGCCAGGAGGGCATCCGCTCCACCGTGAGCCTCGTGGCCTCGGGCACCCTGCGCAACGCCGCCGACGTGGTGCGGGCCGTGGCCCTCGGCGCCGACGCCGTCTCCATTGGCTCGGCGGCGCTCATCGCCATGGGCTGCCACCAGTGCGGCGACTGCGCAAGCGGCCGCTGCAACTGGGGTATCGCCACCCAGCGGGCCGACCTGGTGGCCCGCCTGAACCCCGAGGCCGCCGCCGAGCGCGTGGTGAACCTCGTGTCCGGCTGGAACCGCGAGATTCAGGAGATGATGGGCGGCATGGGCATCAACGCCATCGACTCCCTGCGCGGCAACCGGCTCATGCTGCGCGGCGTGGGGCTCAACGAGAAGGAACTGGAAATCCTCGGCGTAAAGTACGCGGGAGAGTGA
- a CDS encoding glutamate synthase GltB3 subunit: MAETIIVELGTKHFQEANAAVRAALAEADTVCIVEAYAQRYLGCTLPAGKRLEVHGTPGNDLACYMDGGEVEVFGSAQDQTANTMNAGTVVVHGRVGDAAGYAMRGGELIVRDGCGWRGGINMKQYGGKCPVIVIGGDAGNFLGEYMAGGIIVLMGRAGDHLASGMHGGVIYLRRNNAPAVVPDGLDVGGLTDDDSATLGALLARYDACFGTEPHEQASVDEFVALRPASSRPYAAMYAS; this comes from the coding sequence ATGGCTGAAACCATCATCGTGGAATTGGGAACGAAGCACTTCCAAGAGGCCAATGCCGCCGTACGCGCGGCGCTCGCCGAGGCCGACACCGTCTGCATCGTGGAGGCCTACGCCCAGCGCTACCTGGGCTGCACCCTGCCCGCGGGCAAGCGCTTGGAAGTTCACGGAACCCCGGGCAACGATCTAGCCTGCTATATGGACGGCGGCGAGGTAGAGGTGTTCGGAAGCGCCCAGGACCAGACCGCCAACACCATGAACGCCGGCACCGTAGTGGTGCACGGGCGCGTGGGCGATGCGGCCGGCTACGCCATGCGCGGCGGCGAGCTCATCGTGCGCGACGGCTGCGGCTGGCGCGGCGGCATCAACATGAAGCAGTACGGCGGGAAGTGCCCGGTCATCGTCATCGGCGGGGACGCGGGCAACTTCCTCGGCGAGTACATGGCCGGCGGCATCATCGTGCTTATGGGCCGCGCCGGCGATCATTTGGCCTCCGGCATGCACGGCGGGGTCATCTATTTGCGCCGTAACAACGCGCCGGCCGTGGTGCCCGACGGGCTGGATGTGGGAGGGCTGACCGACGATGACTCGGCGACTCTCGGCGCGCTGCTCGCCCGCTACGACGCCTGCTTCGGCACCGAGCCCCACGAGCAGGCGAGCGTAGACGAGTTCGTCGCGCTGCGCCCCGCCTCCAGCCGGCCTTACGCGGCCATGTACGCGAGCTAG
- a CDS encoding FAD-dependent oxidoreductase, with product MTAEFTRRNLFKIGGLAAAGLGGAALLGACSPAGNATGSTASDTPTAATGTTTVAGHVREGLPSFLAAPEPITDIAETKDYDVVIVGAGASGVPAAITAREAGATVALIQKESTAISQGNTATGILLDTSDPAGVEAVVSRLIKDHQYRGKREQVELWAKNSGECITWLLDLATAQGAQISDSTMKWTAAIKEVNGYPVDYLSIDFGPKPYNTGNGMQVLAEYAASQGVEVFYDTEAKQLVGDASGVTGVIAETADGNVQFNAAKGVILATGDYQNDDDMMAYYLPDLQNLGRKQMNKTGDGHKMAVWAGGAIEDITHTKMLHDFDGGPGSMADMPFLAVKNDGTRFCDETLGMSLMNNFLRSEADQGDYNQIFDSNYMTAAAEWPGKLFDPEAIKVYMPEEDGEKTGVFKDQIATFKADTLEELAEKLGITDTAAFVESVKRYNECVAAGKDLDFGKEAKWLTAIDTPPFYGIHRHVRVSAVVSGVNVGPNMEVLAVETNEPIPGLFAIGNTAGNFYGGVDYSMYMPGLSLGRAHTQGYVTGKYVASL from the coding sequence ATGACTGCTGAATTCACTCGACGTAACCTGTTCAAGATCGGCGGCCTGGCTGCGGCGGGTCTCGGCGGTGCTGCGCTTCTGGGCGCCTGCTCGCCGGCCGGCAACGCTACCGGCTCCACTGCGAGCGACACGCCGACTGCCGCTACCGGTACGACCACCGTGGCCGGTCACGTGCGCGAGGGGCTTCCGAGCTTCCTGGCCGCGCCCGAGCCCATCACCGATATCGCCGAGACCAAGGACTACGACGTGGTTATCGTGGGCGCCGGCGCTTCTGGTGTGCCCGCCGCCATTACGGCCCGCGAGGCCGGAGCCACCGTCGCCCTCATCCAGAAGGAGTCGACGGCCATCTCCCAGGGCAACACCGCTACGGGCATTCTGCTGGACACCTCCGACCCGGCCGGCGTGGAGGCCGTGGTGTCGCGCCTCATCAAGGACCATCAGTACCGCGGCAAGCGCGAGCAGGTAGAGCTGTGGGCGAAGAACTCCGGCGAGTGCATCACGTGGTTGCTCGACTTGGCCACCGCCCAGGGTGCCCAGATTTCCGACAGCACGATGAAGTGGACGGCTGCCATCAAGGAAGTGAATGGGTATCCCGTGGACTACCTGTCCATCGACTTCGGCCCGAAGCCCTACAACACGGGCAACGGCATGCAGGTGCTGGCCGAGTACGCCGCCTCTCAGGGCGTGGAGGTGTTCTACGATACCGAGGCCAAGCAGCTCGTGGGCGATGCCTCCGGCGTGACCGGTGTCATTGCGGAAACCGCTGACGGCAACGTGCAGTTCAACGCCGCCAAGGGCGTCATCCTGGCTACGGGCGACTACCAGAACGACGACGATATGATGGCCTACTACCTGCCCGACCTGCAGAATCTCGGTCGCAAGCAGATGAACAAGACCGGCGATGGCCACAAGATGGCCGTGTGGGCCGGCGGTGCCATCGAAGACATCACGCACACCAAGATGCTGCACGACTTCGACGGCGGCCCGGGCTCCATGGCCGACATGCCCTTCCTGGCCGTGAAGAACGACGGCACGCGCTTCTGCGACGAGACGCTCGGCATGTCGCTCATGAACAACTTCCTGCGCAGCGAGGCCGACCAGGGCGATTACAACCAGATCTTCGACAGCAACTATATGACCGCCGCCGCCGAGTGGCCGGGCAAGCTGTTCGACCCCGAGGCCATCAAGGTGTACATGCCCGAAGAGGATGGCGAGAAGACCGGCGTCTTCAAGGATCAGATCGCCACGTTTAAGGCCGACACGCTGGAAGAGCTGGCCGAGAAGCTGGGCATTACCGACACGGCTGCGTTTGTCGAGAGCGTGAAGCGCTACAACGAGTGCGTCGCCGCCGGCAAGGATCTCGACTTCGGCAAGGAAGCCAAGTGGCTGACCGCCATCGACACGCCGCCCTTCTACGGCATCCATCGCCATGTGCGCGTGTCGGCCGTCGTGTCTGGCGTGAACGTCGGCCCGAACATGGAAGTGCTGGCCGTTGAGACGAACGAGCCCATTCCGGGCCTGTTCGCCATCGGCAACACCGCCGGCAACTTCTATGGCGGCGTGGACTATTCCATGTACATGCCGGGCCTGTCCCTCGGCCGTGCCCACACGCAGGGCTATGTGACCGGCAAGTACGTCGCCAGCCTGTAA
- a CDS encoding helix-turn-helix domain-containing protein, whose translation MKYAIQLGKLMKERGVRGTDLVELTGHTPANISRLRQGKIRSVRFSTLFAICDRLDCAPGDILIRITDEEAEHPEKGVFVINLEDEADD comes from the coding sequence ATGAAATACGCAATCCAGCTCGGTAAGCTCATGAAGGAACGCGGTGTGCGCGGCACCGACCTCGTTGAGCTTACCGGACATACTCCGGCCAATATTTCGCGCTTGCGACAGGGGAAGATCCGTTCGGTGCGGTTCTCCACCTTGTTCGCTATCTGCGATCGCTTGGACTGCGCCCCCGGCGACATCCTCATTCGCATCACCGATGAGGAGGCCGAACATCCCGAGAAGGGCGTCTTCGTGATCAATTTAGAAGACGAAGCCGACGACTAG
- a CDS encoding type II toxin-antitoxin system Phd/YefM family antitoxin: MAEMTATVAETRANFSKIAATVRETGRPVTVFKNSKPWVLVAPIESGYGDHIPSIDWAKQDVVRVDPETRRTILPADWDDEEDDGVYDALA, translated from the coding sequence ATGGCCGAAATGACTGCGACCGTCGCCGAGACGCGGGCCAATTTCTCGAAAATCGCCGCAACGGTGCGCGAAACGGGGCGACCCGTCACCGTGTTCAAGAATTCGAAACCGTGGGTCTTGGTGGCGCCCATAGAAAGTGGCTATGGCGATCATATTCCGAGTATCGACTGGGCGAAGCAGGATGTTGTCCGAGTCGATCCGGAAACGCGCCGGACCATTTTGCCTGCCGATTGGGACGACGAAGAGGACGACGGAGTCTACGATGCCCTCGCATGA
- a CDS encoding type II toxin-antitoxin system Phd/YefM family antitoxin encodes MVASIALAEAKANLSSVVRRVDETGAEFVVTVRNRPCAMIVPIPKPAPRKLKAAGALAGKRPKASRAEEKAAYQNALEAKYVDLP; translated from the coding sequence GTGGTAGCAAGCATTGCTTTGGCGGAAGCGAAGGCGAACCTCTCCTCCGTCGTTCGACGCGTGGACGAAACAGGAGCCGAGTTCGTTGTCACCGTGAGAAACCGACCATGCGCGATGATCGTGCCTATCCCTAAGCCAGCACCGCGCAAGCTGAAGGCTGCTGGCGCGCTCGCGGGAAAGAGACCGAAGGCGTCGCGCGCCGAGGAAAAGGCCGCTTACCAAAATGCGCTGGAGGCGAAGTATGTCGACCTTCCTTGA
- a CDS encoding ZIP family metal transporter, protein METLSPFAFVTLVTLISGAGGTGLGGLIGALFKSESNRTISLLLAFAGGVMTAMVCFDLLAEAEEAASQIAEHGVLLVILAVALGVAVVYLLNHLIDRKTRKEVSHTADAHHPETHDDIDELVHADHLNMHKRHNDSKLSLFVAGVVMACAIALHNIPEGMTIGASFAVSDNLMWGTGMIMAVLIGLHNIPEGMAVAVPLISGGTGRVKATLITAACGLPTVLGAWLGFWLGDIGPLGLTLSLGFASGAMLYVVFGEILPEAYLIYRSKLPAFAVMVGVALGMFMIFF, encoded by the coding sequence ATGGAAACTCTGTCGCCGTTCGCATTCGTCACGTTGGTCACGCTCATCTCCGGCGCCGGGGGAACGGGGCTCGGCGGCCTCATTGGCGCGCTGTTCAAGAGCGAATCGAACCGCACCATCAGCCTGCTTCTGGCCTTCGCCGGCGGCGTCATGACCGCCATGGTGTGCTTCGACCTTCTGGCCGAGGCCGAGGAGGCTGCCAGCCAGATCGCCGAGCACGGGGTGCTGCTGGTCATCCTCGCCGTGGCCTTAGGCGTGGCCGTGGTGTATTTGCTGAACCACCTCATCGACCGCAAGACCCGCAAAGAGGTCTCGCACACCGCCGATGCGCACCACCCCGAAACCCACGACGACATCGACGAGCTGGTGCACGCCGACCACCTGAACATGCACAAGCGCCACAACGACTCGAAGCTATCGCTGTTCGTGGCCGGCGTCGTCATGGCCTGCGCCATCGCGCTGCACAACATTCCCGAGGGCATGACCATCGGCGCGAGCTTCGCCGTGTCCGACAACCTCATGTGGGGCACGGGCATGATCATGGCTGTGCTCATCGGCCTGCACAACATTCCCGAGGGCATGGCCGTGGCCGTGCCGCTCATCTCCGGCGGCACCGGGCGCGTGAAGGCGACTCTCATCACGGCGGCCTGCGGGCTGCCCACGGTGCTCGGCGCGTGGCTCGGCTTCTGGCTCGGCGACATCGGGCCTTTGGGCCTCACGCTGTCGCTCGGGTTCGCCTCGGGCGCCATGCTGTACGTGGTCTTCGGCGAGATCCTGCCCGAGGCCTACCTCATCTACCGGAGCAAACTCCCCGCCTTCGCCGTCATGGTGGGCGTGGCCCTGGGCATGTTCATGATCTTCTTTTAG